One region of Thalassophryne amazonica chromosome 16, fThaAma1.1, whole genome shotgun sequence genomic DNA includes:
- the cldni gene encoding claudin i yields the protein MGSVGVQIVCVALGVLGLIGVIVCCAIPRWKVSAFTGSQIITAQSSQEGLWMSCAVQSTGQQQCKKYDSLLELPTNLQASRAMTIISCILSGFSLLILFCGADFTTCVENEDAKPKMSLVAGVGLILAGLLVIIPVSWTANNIVQEFNNPLVSAPMKKELGACIYVGWAAGVVLILAGGLLCCFSRPKSGSSGGTAKYYSSGASAQGKNYV from the exons ATGGGATCTGTTGGGGTTCAGATTGTCTGTGTGGCCCTCGGGGTGCTCGGACTGATTGGAGTGATCGTGTGCTGTGCCATCCCACGTTGGAAAGTGTCGGCCTTCACCGGAAGCCAAATCATAACGGCACAG AGCAGCCAGGAGGGCCTGTGGATGTCATGTGCGGTGCAAAGCACTGGCCAGCAGCAGTGCAAGAAGTATGattccctgctggagctgcccaCCAACCTGCAGGCATCCCGCGCCATGACCATCATCAGCTGCATCCTGAGTGGCTTCAGCCTCCTCATCCTCTTCTGTGGGGCCGACTTCACCACCTGCGTGGAGAATGAAGATGCCAAGCCCAAAATGAGCCTGGTGGCCGGCGTGGGTCTGATTCTGGCCGGCCTCCTGGTCATCATCCCTGTCAGCTGGACCGCCAACAACATAGTGCAAGAGTTCAACAATCCGTTAGTATCCGCCCCGATGAAGAAGGAACTAGGGGCGTGTATCTATGTGGGCTGGGCGGCCGGCGTGGTGCTCATTCTGGCTGGAGGTCTGCTGTGTTGTTTCAGCCGGCCCAAATCTGGCAGCTCTGGCGGAACCGCCAAGTACTACAGTAGCGGTGCGTCTGCACAGGGCAAAAACTATGTGTAG